The Virgibacillus sp. SK37 region GCCACGGAAGAAAAACGAACGAACATGTCAGTTTTCTTACCTATTTCTGAAAATACTTTAGCGTTTGTATATTTAGTAATGTCATTTGTTACAGTAAAAGTACCATAAGCTCCAGATCCCTTTGCATGCATTCTACGTTCTGGAATCACTTCTCTATCGAAATGAGCAAGCTTTTCCAAGAACCAAACATCTTGTAGAAGCATAGGTCCTCTAGGTCCAGCTGTCATGGAGTTCTGATAGTCAGGTACTGGAGCACCTGCTGCAGTTGTTAACTTATTATTATTATTTTTATCACTCATTATAAAAGCACCTCCGAAGTTATTTACAATAATTATAATATCATAGTAATTATTAAATATCCATTATAAAGTATGTATATTCTATATAAACTTAAAATATGACAAGCAATTTGATGATTACTATAATAGATGAAGAGTTGAAAAGTATTTATCAAATTTTATCAATTAATATGGATAATTGATAAAAAGTTCAAGATATAATATGTAAATTAATTATAATACAAATAGATTAAAAATCAATATTTAGTTATAGTAATTATAAATAAAAGTGTTTTGCTGGCTCGACGGTAAAATGATAATATAGTGGAGATAACAAAAGGAGGAAGGGAGAAAATGATGCAATTATTAAATGAAAAAGAGCTTTTCTCTCTTGTTAACGAGCTTTCGTTAACGTATTTTCAAAAACCCTTCATAGATAAAGTGACCTTTAACCATAGACTCCGTACCACAGGAGGTAGATACATACCAAATAAAAGAGTTGTCGAGTTAAACCCCAAATACTTTATCGAAGGTGATAAGGGAGAGTTTATCGGAATAATAAAACACGAACTATGCCATTATCATCTCCATATAGAAGGTAAGGGATATAAACATGGTGATAAAGAATTCAAAGACCTATTGAGAGCGACTGGTTCTCCAAGACATTGTAGCCCTCTTCCTTCCCATAAAATAGAACACAAGCATATATACAAATGTAAAAAATGTGGTTTCATATATAATAGGAGAAGAAGGGTTAATACCCAAAAGTATAGCTGTGGTAAATGCAGGGGCAGGCTTAAGGAAGTAAAGGAATAAAAAATATAAAAAAATTACTATTATTTATTGACGAAATGTGTCATCCGTGTTAAATTAAATAAGCTGTTAAATTACAGCGACACAGTCATTAATTTTTCGACGAAAAAGTTATTGACAATTGTTAATAGATATTGTATTATATATTTCGTTGTCCAATACAATATTAATATACTATTCCACAGTAGCTCAGTGGTAGAGCTATCGGCTGTTAACCGATCGGTCGTAGGTTCGAATCCTACCTGTGGAGCCAAGTGGAGAAGTACTCAAGTGGCTGAAGAGGCGCCCCTGCTAAGGGTGTAGGTCGTGTAAGCGGCGCGAGGGTTCAAATCCCTCCTTCTCCGCCATTTATATGGCCCGTTGGTCAAGCGGTTAAGACACCGCCCTTTCACGGCGGTAACACGGGTTCGAATCCCGTACGGGTCATCTTTTCTTAAAAATAAATAGGTTGGGTCCGGTAGTTCAGTTGGTTAGAATGCCTGCCTGTCACGCAGGAGGTCGCGGGTTCGAGTCCCGTCCGGACCGCCAGATGTTGGGCTATAGCCAAGCGGTAAGGCATCGGGTTTTGATCCCGTGTATCCTAGGTTCGAATCCTAGTAGCCCAGCCATTTTATTTTCATGGAGAGGAAATATCGCTATTTGTTAACGTAATGAGTCTATATAATGAACAAAGTTATATATACTATTAATTGATAGTATTTTTTTATTTGATAAACAAGAACCATTAGCTCAGTTGGAAGAGCAACGAGCAATACATCTACCGAATAAACTACGAGTAACCCCGATGCAAAAACATCTTTGAACAAGCAAGTAGAAGCAGGGGTCCACTTGATGAACATGAATCATAACTATAGAAATACTCATTTAATATGAGCCATTAGCTCAGTTGGTAGAGCATCTGACTTTTAATCAGAGGGTCGAAGGTTCGAATCCTTCATGGCTCACCATTTTAAATTATATATTTGCGGGTGTGGCGGAATTGGCAGACGCGCTAGACTTAGGATCTAGTGTCTTCGGACGTGGGGGTTCAACTCCCTCCACCCGCATCTATAATCAAACTTAATTGTCTATTAAATCTATGCGGTCGTGGCGGAATGGCAGACGCGCTAGGTTGAGGGCCTAGTGGGGGCGACCCCGTGGAGGTTCAAGTCCTCTCGGCCGCACTTGATGATAAAGTTGATTGTAGAAGAGCAATATGTTAAAGTATTAAATGTTGTTTTTGCGCCCGTAGCTCAATTGGATAGAGCGTTTGACTACGGATCAAGAGGTTAGGGGTTCGACTCCTCTCGGGCGCGCCATTATACGGGAAGTAGCTCAGCTTGGTAGAGCACATGGTTTGGGACCATGGGGTCGCAGGTTCAAATCCTGTCTTCCCGACCATCGAGAATATTTTTATAAATCTTCTTTTATTATGCGGGTGTAGTTTAGTGGTAAAACCTCAGCCTTCCAAGCTGATGATGAGGGTTCGATTCCCTTCACCCGCTCCAAACATGGGCCTGTAGCTCAGCTGGTTAGAGCGCACGCCTGATAAGCGTGAGGTCGGTGGTTCGAGTCCACTCAGGCCCATCTCACTTTTTAAAAAAAGTGTTGACAATCCTATTTTGGATATGATATGATTTAAAAGTTGCTTCACTAAAAGGCAACAACATATTTGCTCTTTGAAAACTGAACAAAACAACCAGTATGTCAAGAAAAACATGACGTTTTTCGTTAATTTTTAAAAGCCAGAAGTTAACGCTTCTGCAGCTAAGACATTGAGATAAGATTGATTGGTGTCGATCTTATTCAAACTTTTATGGAGAGTTTGATCTTGGCTCAGGACGAACGCTGGCGGCGTGCCTAATACATGCAAGTCGAGCGCGGGAAGCAAGCTGATCCTCTTCGGAGGTGACGCTTGTGGAACGAGCGGCGGACGGGTGAGTAACACGTGGGCAACCTGCCTGTAAGACTGGGATAACCCCGGGAAACCGGGGCTAATACCGGATAATACTTTTCATCACCTGATGGAAAGTTGAAAGGTGGCTTCTTGCTACCACTTACAGATGGGCCCGCGGCGCATTAGCTAGTTGGTGAGGTAACGGCTCACCAAGGCAACGATGCGTAGCCGACCTGAGAGGGTGATCGGCCACACTGGGACTGAGACACGGCCCAGACTCCTACGGGAGGCAGCAGTAGGGAATCTTCCGCAATGGACGAAAGTCTGACGGAGCAACGCCGCGTGAGTGATGAAGGTTTTCGGATCGTAAAGCTCTGTTGTTAGGGAAGAACAAGTGCCGTTCGAATAGGGCGGCACCTTGACGGTACCTAACCAGAAAGCCCCGGCTAACTACGTGCCAGCAGCCGCGGTAATACGTAGGGGGCAAGCGTTGTCCGGAATTATTGGGCGTAAAGCGCGCGCAGGCGGTCCTTTAAGTCTGATGTGAAAGCCCACGGCTTAACCGTGGAGGGTCATTGGAAACTGGAGGACTTGAGTACAGAAGAGGAGAGTGGAATTCCACGTGTAGCGGTGAAATGCGTAGAGATGTGGAGGAACACCAGTGGCGAAGGCGACTCTCTGGTCTGTAACTGACGCTGAGGCGCGAAAGCGTGGGGAGCGAACAGGATTAGATACCCTGGTAGTCCACGCCGTAAACGATGAGTGCTAGGTGTTAGGGGGTTTCCGCCCCTTAGTGCTGAAGTTAACGCATTAAGCACTCCGCCTGGGGAGTACGGCCGCAAGGCTGAAACTCAAAAGAATTGACGGGGGCCCGCACAAGCGGTGGAGCATGTGGTTTAATTCGACGCAACGCGAAGAACCTTACCAGGTCTTGACATCCTCTGCAATCGGTAGAGATACCGAGTTCCCTTCGGGGACAGAGTGACAGGTGGTGCATGGTTGTCGTCAGCTCGTGTCGTGAGATGTTGGGTTAAGTCCCGCAACGAGCGCAACCCTTGATCTTAGTTGCCAGCATTTAGTTGGGCACTCTAAGGTGACTGCCGGTGACAAACCGGAGGAAGGTGGGGATGACGTCAAATCATCATGCCCCTTATGACCTGGGCTACACACGTGCTACAATGGATGGAACAAAGGGAAGCAAAACCGCGAGGTCAAGCAAATCCCATAAAGCCATTCTCAGTTCGGATTGCAGGCTGCAACTCGCCTGCATGAAGCCGGAATCGCTAGTAATCGCGGATCAGCATGCCGCGGTGAATACGTTCCCGGGCCTTGTACACACCGCCCGTCACACCACGAGAGTTGGTAACACCCGAAGTCGGTGAGGTAACCTTTTGGAGCCAGCCGCCGAAGGTGGGACCAATGATTGGGGTGAAGTCGTAACAAGGTAGCCGTATCGGAAGGTGCGGCTGGATCACCTCCTTTCTAAGGATTTAGAACGGAACGCCGAGGACCTTCGGGTCTTCCGGTAAGGACATACATGGTTGTTTGGTTCAGTTTTGAGAGAGCGAATCTCTCTTTTTGTACCTTGAAAACTAAATAAGAGTAACAACGACATCAAATAGAAAGCTGAAACGACTGTTCAGCAGCGTACGAATAGATAAACTCACTGGAAGTCCTCTGGTTTTGGAGGATTGGAAGGGAGATTAACTATTACGCTAGCTGCTAGAAGTTGAAGCTGGATTAATTTTAGATATAAAGCAAGGCTAAGAAATTAGCACGCTTATTCATTGTAAAAATAGTTAAGTGAATAAGGGCGCACGGTGGATGCCTTGGCACTAGGAGCCGATGAAGGACGGGACTAACACCGATATGTCTCGGGGAGTCGTAAGTAGACGTTGATCCGAGAATTTCCGAATGGGGGAACCCACTGTTCGTAATGGAACAGTACGCATAGCTGAATACATAGGCTATGTGAGGCAGACCCGGGGAACTGAAACATCTCAGTACCCGGAGGAAGAGAAAGCAAATGCGATTTCCCAAGTAGCGGCGAGCGAAACGGAATTAGCCCAAACCAGAAAGCTTGCTTTCTGGGGTTGTAGGACACTCCTTTGGAGTTACAAAGGAATTCTTTAGATGAATCGATCTGGAACGATCAGCCATAGCAGGTAAGAGCCCTGTAATCGAAAAGGAATTCTCTCCGGAGTGTATCCTGAGTACGGCGGAACACGAGAAATTCCGTCGGAATCCGGGAGGACCATCTCCCAAGGCTAAATACTCCCTAGTGACCGATAGTGAACCAGTACCGTGAGGGAAAGGTGAAAAGCACCCCGGAAGGGGAGTGAAAGAGAACCTGAAACCGTGTGCCTACAAGTAGTCGAAGCCCGTTAATGGGTGACGGCATACCTTTTGTAGAATGGACCGGCGAGTTACGATCCCATGCAAGGTTAAGTGGAAGACACGGAGCCGCAGCGAAAGCGAGTCTGAATAGGGCGATTTGAGTATGTGGTCGTAGACCCGAAACCGTGTGATCTACCCATGTCCAGGGTGAAGGTCAGGTAACACTGACTGGAGGCCCGAACCCACGTATGTTGAAAAATGCGGGGATGAGGTGTGGGTAGGGGTGAAATGCCAATCGAACACGGAGATAGCTGGTTCTCTCCGAAATAGCTTTAGGGCTAGCCTCAAGAAAATGAGTACTGGAGGTAGAGCACTGATTGGACTAGGGGCCCTCATCGGGTTACCGAATTCAGTCAAACTCCGAATGCCAGCTACTTAGACTTGGGAGTCAGACTATGGGTGATAAGGTTCATAGTCGAAAGGGAAACAGCCCAGACCGCCAGCTAAGGTCCCAAAGTATACGTTAAGTGGAAAAGGATGTGGAGTTGCCCAGACAACCAGGATGTTGGCTTAGAAGCAGCCATCATTTAAAGAGTGCGTAATAGCTCACTGGTCGAGTGACTCTGCGCCGAAAATGTACCGGGGCTAAACGTATCACCGAAGCTGCGGATTGTTCTTACGAACAATGGTAGGAGAGCGTTCCAAGTGCTGTGAAGTCAGACCGTGAGGACTGGTGGAGCGCTTGGAAGTGAGAATGCCGGTATGAGTAGCGAAAAAAGAGTGAGAATCTCTTTCACCGAAAGCCTAAGGTTTCCTGAGGAAGGCTCGTCCTCTCAGGGTTAGTCGGGACCTAAGCCGAGGCCGAAAGGCGTAGGCGATGGACAACAGGTAGATATTCCTGTACCACCTCATGAGCGTTTGAACGATGGGGGGACGCAGTAGGATAAGGAATGCGCACCGATGGATGTGTGCGCCCAAGCAGTGAGAAAGTTGGATAGGCAAATCCGTCCAACAATTTCAAGCTGTGATGGGGAGGGAAATGGAGTACCGAAGTTCCTGATTTCACACTGCCAAGAAAATCCTCTAGTGAGTTCATAGGTGCCCGTACCGCAAACCGACACAGGTAGGCGAGGAGAGAATCCTAAGGTGAGCGGGAGAACTCTCGTTAAGGAACTCGGCAAAATGACCCCGTAACTTCGGGAGAAGGGGTGCTCCTTTAAGGAGGAGCCGCAGTGAATAGGCCCAAGCGACTGTTTAGCAAAAACACAGGTCTCTGCGAAGCCGAAAGGCGAAGTATAGGGGCTGACACCTGCCCGGTGCTGGAAGGTTAAGGGGAAGCGTTAGCTTACGCGAAGCGCAGAACCGAAGCCCCAGTAAACGGCGGCCGTAACTATAACGGTCCTAAGGTAGCGAAATTCCTTGTCGGGTAAGTTCCGACCCGCACGAAAGGTGCAACGACTTGGGCACTGTCTCAACGAGAGACCCGGTGAAATTATACTATGCGTGAAGATGCGCATTACCCGCGACAGGACGGAAAGACCCCGTGGAGCTTTACTGTAGCCTGATATTGAATGTTTGTACAGCTTGTACAGGATAGGTGGGAGCCTTGAAAACCGGAGCGCCAGCTTCGGTGGAGGCATCCGTGGGATACCACCCTGGCTGTACGACCATTCTAACCCAGGGCCGTGATCCGGTCCGGAGACAGTGTCAGGCGGGCAGTTTGACTGGGGCGGTCGCCTCCCAAAAGGTAACGGAGGCGCCCAAAGGTTCCCTCAGAATGGTTGGAAATCATTCGCAGAGTGTAAAGGCAGAAGGGAGCTTGACTGCGAGACCTACAAGTCGAGCAGGGACGAAAGTCGGGCTTAGTGATCCGGTGGTTCCGCATGGAAGGGCCATCGCTCAACGGATAAAAGCTACCCCGGGGATAACAGGCTTATCTCCCCCAAGAGTTCACATCGACGGGGAGGTTTGGCACCTCGATGTCGGCTCATCGCATCCTGGGGCTGTAGTCGGTCCCAAGGGTTGGGCTGTTCGCCCATTAAAGCGGTACGCGAGCTGGGTTCAGAACGTCGTGAGACAGTTCGGTCCCTATCCGTCGTGGGCGTTGGAAGTTTGAGAGGAGCTGTCCTTAGTACGAGAGGACCGGGATGGACACACCGCTGGTGTACCAGTTGTTCCGCCAGGAGCATAGCTGGGTAGCTACGTGTGGTAAGGATAAGTGCTGAAAGCATCTAAGCATGAAGCCCCCCTCAAGATGAGACTTCCCATCACTTCGAGTGAGTAAGATCCCTCAGAGACGATGAGGTTGATAGGTCCGAGGTGGAAGCGTGGTGACACGTGGAGCTGACGGATACTAATAGATCGAGGACTTAACTAATTTTCTTCTTTGAATGTCGTTGTTTCCCTCTTATTTAGTTTTTAGGGTATAAATTTAAAAAAACCCTTGCATTTTTTCGCGAAAATGCATATAATATGTCTTGTCCTTGTTTTTAAGGATGGTCTGGTAGCAATAGCGGAGAGGTCACACCTGTTCCCATGCCGAACACAGAAGTTAAGCTCTCCAGCGCCGATGGTAGTTGGGACTTTGTCCCTGCAAGAGTAGGACGCCGCCAGGCCGTAAGACATTTTTACTTTATAACTCATATCGCGGGGTGGAGCAAGCCGTCAACATCATTGAGTAAGCTGCCAAGTGCAGGCTTGCGAGGAGTGCTACATCAGTGAATTTTCTAGCAACACGACGAGCAGTTGGGTTTAGTTAGATGAAAACAGGTAACATTTTACTTTATAACTCATATCGCGGGGTGGAGCAGTCTGGTAGCTCGTTGGGCTCATAACCCAAAGGTCGCAGGTTCAAATCCTGCCCCCGCAACCAAATTAATTCAACTAACTACGTTGATTCACATCTATGCTAGTTGAATATAAGTAGTACTTTGGAGTGCAACCAAATTAATTCAACTAACTATGTTAACTGATTACTAGGCTAGTTGGTAAATGATTAATAATGGTCCGGTAGTTCAGTTGGTTAGAATGCCTGCCTGTCACGCAGGAGGTCGCGGGTTCGAGTCCCGTCCGGACCGCCACTTTTAAATAAATACATAGAATATAACCACACATGAATTCTTTTATAGAATGTCATGTGTTTTTTAATGTATAGGATTCCTATTAAGTTAGATCTTGTACATTTTAGGTTGTAAACTACCTTGTTAGTTTAAAGAAATAATGATACCTTTTTCATTTTGGTGATTTTTTTGCTATCATAAGTATAGTTACTGAGAAGATGGTGATAGTTACATGGATGAATTCTCTTTTATCGATTCAATAAAACAACGCTCTTATAAACAATCCTCTCTTTTGAAGGGGATTGGTGATGATGCTGCAGTGTTTCGTCAAACTTCAGAGGATATTGTAACTGCAGTGGATACATTTGTGGAAGGAATTCACTTTTCTAGAGATACAATGCAAGCTTTTCACATTGGTTATCGTGCGCTTGCTGCTAATATCAGTGATTTAGCAGCAATGGGAGCTACTCCGGCGTTCTACTTAACATCTCTTGTTAAACCGGAGAGTTGGCATGTACAAGAAGTGGAAGGGATATTTATCGGTATGAAGGAACTGGCGAATTCATATGGAATGGATTTAATAGGTGGGGACACGGTTTCAGGTAAACAATTAACCATATCCATCACGGTCATAGGTTATGTACCAGGCGGAAAGGCTCGTTACCGTAGTGTAGCTCAAAAAGATGATATTGTTTTTGTAACTGGTACACTAGGCGATTCGCGTGCAGGTCTTCATCTATTAACAGAAAATAATTCATATGAACATACTGAGTTTTTTATTCAGCGCCATCGCACTCCTACTCCAAGAGTAGAATTTGCAAAAAGCTTAAGCAAATTATCTCGTATCGCATTAAATGACATCAGCGATGGAATTGCTAATGAAGCCGCAGAAATTGCAGAAGCCTCTAACGTTGGAATTCTGCTCTATGATGAAAGTATTCCAATAAGCCCATTTTATACCCAATTTTCTTTGAAACAACAACAGGAATGGAAGTACTTTGGGGGAGAGGATTTTGAACTGATGGGTACTGTATCTGCTCAAGAGTGGCCCTTTGTTGTGCAGGCTGCAGAAAACACACACACGAAAATATCCGAAATTGGAATTGTTACGGAGAGAAGTGAAAATAGTAATGTGTTTATGATGAAAAATAATAAAAAACAGCGTTTAAATAAATGTGGATACACCCACTTTAAGTAGGTGAAGCTATTGAGTACACATATAATTAAGGCAAGTACAGAGGAAGAGACAAAGCATATTGCTGAAAAGTTGGCAGTTTTACTTAAACCGGGAGATGTTATTACTTTGGAAGGTGATCTTGGGGCAGGCAAAACAACATTTACAAAAGGTCTGGCTGAAGGTCTTGGCGTGAAAAGAAGTGTCAGCAGTCCAACCTTTACTATAATTAAAGAATATGAAGGAGAACTTCCACTATATCATATGGATGTCTATAGGTTGGAGTATTCCGATGAGGATATAGGGTTTGATGAGTATTTCAATGGTAATGGTATTTCCGTTGTTGAATGGGCATCTTTTATTGAAGATTATCTTCCTTTTGAACGATTGGAAATTAATATCTCTTATATTGATGAACAAAGCAGAGAATTAAAATTCCATGCAGTGGGTGCGCATTTTGAATGGGTATTGAATGAGTTAAGAAGGTAAAAGAAGAGGATTAACTGGAATTTAATGAGGAGTTACATGTATGAGTATATTGGCTATAGATACATCCAATCAAGCATTGGGTGTTGCTATTATAAATGAAGAAAAAATTATAGGCGAAATTACTACAAATATTGCTAAAAACCATTCATTAAGATTAATGCCGGCAATTGAACAGTTAATGAAAGAGGTTAATGTGGAACTTCAGAACTTGGAAAAGATAATTGTGGCTAAAGGGCCGGGTTCTTATACAGGTGTACGGATAGGCTTGGCTACCGCAAAAACAATGGCTTGGGCATTGGGAATTCCAGTTGTAGGAGTTTCAAGTCTTAAAGTACTAGCTTATCAAGGGCGCTTTTTTCAGGGGTATATTTGTCCATTTTTCGACGCACGTCGTGGCTTGGTCTATTCAGGATTATATGAATGGAAAAATGGTGAAATCAAGCAGGTTTGGGATGAGGTAAATATATCTATCACTGATTTGTTATCAAATCTTGCTAAGGAAAATAAGGAAATTTTGTTTTTAAGCCCAGATATCGAATTACACCGGGAAAACATTACTTCTTCAATAGAAAGTCGTGCAGTTATTCCCGAGATGGCTTATCATATATCACGTGCCTCACACGTAGCACTAGCAGGGTTACATGAAAATCCCCAGACTACACATGCTTTGACTCCAAATTATTTACGTTTGGCTGAAGCGGAGGCAAAATGGTTGAAACAGCAGAAGGAAAAAGAAGAAAATGGCTGAAATTGTTATTCGTAAGATGCATATCACTGACGTAGATGCCGTCATGGAAGTGGAGAGCGCAACCTTTTCCACTCCCTGGACCACTGACATATTTTATCAAGAGCTAGTCGATAATGATTATGCTCATTATTTTGTGATGGAAGCAGATAAGAAAATTATTGGTTATGCTGGTGTGTGGCTTGTGGTGGATGATGCGCAAATTACCAATATTGCCATCATGCCAGATTACCGTGGTAATAAGCTTGGAGAGAAACTGTTTGGTTTTACTATCCAACAGATACTATTGCTCGGTGGGACACGTCTCTCTTTGGAAGTACGAAAATCAAATATAATAGCACAAAGGTTGTACCGTAAATTTGGCCTTGTTCCTGGTGGTATACGAAAGAACTATTATACGGATAACCAAGAAGATGCTATTGTCATGTGGGTGAATTTATTATGAAAAAAGATACGTTTATTTTAGGCATTGAAACAAGCTGTGATGAAACTGCTGTAGCTATCGTAAAAAACGGGAAAGAGATTGTTTCTAATGTGGTTGCGTCACAGATAGAGAGTCATAAACGGTTCGGGGGAGTTGTTCCTGAAATTGCTTCTCGACATCATGTGGAGCAAATTACTGTCGTTTTGGAAGAGGCAATTACACAGGCTGAGTTAACATGGGATTCCATTGACGCAATTGCAGTAACAGAAGGACCGGGACTTGTAGGTGCTTTGTTAGTTGGTGTTAATGCTGCAAAAGCTTTAGCATTTGCAAAACAAAAACCGCTCATTGGTGTCCATCATATTGCAGGACATATATACGCCAACCGACTTCAAAAAGAATTTGAGTTTCCTTTATTGGCTTTAATTGTTTCCGGTGGTCACACAGAACTTGTTTTAATGAAAGAACACGGGAAGTATGAGTTATTAGGTGAAACAAGAGATGATGCTGCCGGCGAAGCATATGATAAGGTTGCACGTATGTTAGAGCTTCCATATCCAGG contains the following coding sequences:
- the rimI gene encoding ribosomal protein S18-alanine N-acetyltransferase; this encodes MAEIVIRKMHITDVDAVMEVESATFSTPWTTDIFYQELVDNDYAHYFVMEADKKIIGYAGVWLVVDDAQITNIAIMPDYRGNKLGEKLFGFTIQQILLLGGTRLSLEVRKSNIIAQRLYRKFGLVPGGIRKNYYTDNQEDAIVMWVNLL
- the tsaD gene encoding tRNA (adenosine(37)-N6)-threonylcarbamoyltransferase complex transferase subunit TsaD gives rise to the protein MKKDTFILGIETSCDETAVAIVKNGKEIVSNVVASQIESHKRFGGVVPEIASRHHVEQITVVLEEAITQAELTWDSIDAIAVTEGPGLVGALLVGVNAAKALAFAKQKPLIGVHHIAGHIYANRLQKEFEFPLLALIVSGGHTELVLMKEHGKYELLGETRDDAAGEAYDKVARMLELPYPGGPQIDRLAKVGKVTIDFPRAWLEQGSYDFSFSGLKSSVINTIHNAKQRGETLSNEDIAASFQESVIDVLTTKTVNAAKEYHVKQVIVAGGVAANQGLRSALEEQFHQLSIPLLIPPLHLCTDNAAMIAAAGTIAYEQGRRSGLDLNANASLLMK
- the tsaE gene encoding tRNA (adenosine(37)-N6)-threonylcarbamoyltransferase complex ATPase subunit type 1 TsaE yields the protein MSTHIIKASTEEETKHIAEKLAVLLKPGDVITLEGDLGAGKTTFTKGLAEGLGVKRSVSSPTFTIIKEYEGELPLYHMDVYRLEYSDEDIGFDEYFNGNGISVVEWASFIEDYLPFERLEINISYIDEQSRELKFHAVGAHFEWVLNELRR
- the thiL gene encoding thiamine-phosphate kinase: MDEFSFIDSIKQRSYKQSSLLKGIGDDAAVFRQTSEDIVTAVDTFVEGIHFSRDTMQAFHIGYRALAANISDLAAMGATPAFYLTSLVKPESWHVQEVEGIFIGMKELANSYGMDLIGGDTVSGKQLTISITVIGYVPGGKARYRSVAQKDDIVFVTGTLGDSRAGLHLLTENNSYEHTEFFIQRHRTPTPRVEFAKSLSKLSRIALNDISDGIANEAAEIAEASNVGILLYDESIPISPFYTQFSLKQQQEWKYFGGEDFELMGTVSAQEWPFVVQAAENTHTKISEIGIVTERSENSNVFMMKNNKKQRLNKCGYTHFK
- the tsaB gene encoding tRNA (adenosine(37)-N6)-threonylcarbamoyltransferase complex dimerization subunit type 1 TsaB, with the translated sequence MSILAIDTSNQALGVAIINEEKIIGEITTNIAKNHSLRLMPAIEQLMKEVNVELQNLEKIIVAKGPGSYTGVRIGLATAKTMAWALGIPVVGVSSLKVLAYQGRFFQGYICPFFDARRGLVYSGLYEWKNGEIKQVWDEVNISITDLLSNLAKENKEILFLSPDIELHRENITSSIESRAVIPEMAYHISRASHVALAGLHENPQTTHALTPNYLRLAEAEAKWLKQQKEKEENG
- a CDS encoding SprT family protein; this translates as MQLLNEKELFSLVNELSLTYFQKPFIDKVTFNHRLRTTGGRYIPNKRVVELNPKYFIEGDKGEFIGIIKHELCHYHLHIEGKGYKHGDKEFKDLLRATGSPRHCSPLPSHKIEHKHIYKCKKCGFIYNRRRRVNTQKYSCGKCRGRLKEVKE